A stretch of DNA from Drosophila virilis strain 15010-1051.87 chromosome 5, Dvir_AGI_RSII-ME, whole genome shotgun sequence:
CTGCATTTCACATGCAGACAGCGCAAAGTAAGAAAATATCCTTTAAAAACAGAGACTATCCCATAAAATACCATTTCTTTCAAGGCTTGGCACCACGTGGTAAATTCACAAGCGTGAGCTTTGATCACAATACCGAGTTCTTTACGAATATGTCATGTTGGCTCTCGCCCGAAGGCAAACTTAATGTCGATGTGTATATAAAACGCAACCTGCCTCTGGCCATGCGTACGTCTATTACGGTGCAGTACCAGATCGAGAACTCGGCGAACTATTATACGCTCTTTAGCTATGACGTAGACAGCTGTAAGGCCATGAAAGATCTGCTGCAGTTCGGTCTGACGAACATCTGGTTTCGCAACCTACGCAAATACGGAAATCTAACGAGCATCTGTCCCATGAAGGCTGTAGGTTGGCACAACGAGCAGCATTGCGAGCCATTAATTAATATCCCTATTCCAGGGTTATTATGATTTGCGCAATTTTCACCTGGAGAACAACAGCATTCCGGCGTATCTGGGGTCAGGCAATTATCGTATCAGAGATGTGAACTATTATGGtaaaaacaatgcaaacaaTGCGAACCCCAAGGCAAAGAAACGTCTCCCTGTCTCGTCTATCgttttgcaattgcaattgtattAAAGTTTGTCTACAAATCCTGCAGCTCAATTTAACTGAACTTTTGGCCTGTTGGCCAAGTGTGTCAGGGGCTTCAATGTGGGTGGGGCTAACAACTTTTCACGAGCCAAGTTTGCAGCGTTTGCGTGAGATATGCTTGGAATTTTTTACTCGTTTTCTCAAGGTTCTTGAGCTTGCCAAGGTCTGAACAGAGTGAATTTGtaagtgaaattaaattaactgcaATAATGAGCTGAGGTATGtttgaatattttacaaataaaatctCTGATGCCAgcttttttattatacattAAATTTCTTCATTTTATCAACTCAGCATTAGAAATAAACTGAACTTTTCGCTTTAAAACACATTCACAATGCAGAATGGGGCTGCCAGACTGTGAATTAAACAGTGTTGTGTAATAAGTTCAATGTTCAATTtaactttatatacatatatatcattttaGAAGTAACTAATAAGTTTGAACTTTCAATAATAaagcaattaataaatattaattaagctaaataaatatcgagttGCCAGACTATTAGTAAAACAGTGTTGAGTAATCCTTACTGTAGGTAATGTTATAAATTACGAAGTTAATTACgtattaaacaattaataataTCCTAATTCCAAAtagttataataaaataataaaaattaataagtttaGCTTAAAAAATATAGTTTGTTAgcgaaatatatattgttttttatatt
This window harbors:
- the LOC116651245 gene encoding uncharacterized protein, yielding MYPMLVSVLLFAAFHMQTAQSKKISFKNRDYPIKYHFFQGLAPRGKFTSVSFDHNTEFFTNMSCWLSPEGKLNVDVYIKRNLPLAMRTSITVQYQIENSANYYTLFSYDVDSCKAMKDLLQFGLTNIWFRNLRKYGNLTSICPMKAGYYDLRNFHLENNSIPAYLGSGNYRIRDVNYYGKNNANNANPKAKKRLPVSSIVLQLQLY